Proteins encoded together in one Gemmatimonadota bacterium DH-78 window:
- a CDS encoding AAA family ATPase — protein sequence MTDRPFVRLYGGPLIVVGEGRPALTPAQRRLLAIVYLDAPDPVSREEVSWLLWEVGETAETRHRIRQLVYGINRDAPCPVIEREGDLLVPCLRTDCDQAPPSLSPPLRLVTPCGTTAFEHWLDTARDRLGRRRVNRLAAALDSCTGRLDWPNAFDLASKLVELDDDAAKWAAVLTEVAVRAGMVSQARATVERSLRGVSQAERSRIHALLSAIPSELQAPAASSSQLLGRAEELEWLKRRAARPVGVHFAFLRGASGVGKTRLLEEVGRWAAAASLPVGFARLKQSLASVPLSAAAAIVEALQRSTGLAPGGTWPAADPPHRSVDRQARGASRPSMSRELVAAFQAEVERATRSQPLLLLVDDAQWVDPTSLQLLQSVGSDGTRHGLSLIISVRVEQRRGLPPRLATCAREVRADDLLVPELDEATSAELVAQQVNPAPPEGKFKALYRLAGGNPMGLIDLGRGWAQRGWSDSEIPGTLLSRVGRVTERLSPEEALVLAVISAMDTVTSVQLQGLLNKPAWDIAAILDTLVSVGLTEQVEAEYRFRHAMLRDAAVQHLGPTLQAEGHLNVARWLQDSDQLEPARVVYHYRQAGAKEAASRWALAAARDARAKGAIVEASEFYGWALEGDSFADDPGLVAEAGRLAISACQLERGSQLLARAAALSSTPDEIWDVERLDAESEIGTMPHLDAATAIQSIAMRSIERSQWAAGLSALETSIRVMERGGHWRAIQGAIDVAGLVHPTDPEAVVLRGMILALGSVYGSVERASREARSAYRLAASLPEASQLVARAAHRLFVVLLSEGTVMSDLGLECLRVLGDEGRMTRNLKLQYTALANEAVWHLETGNLDRAAHLLDRADEVISGSDAVNERQNLATNRGDLLLRSGQPELAMEYFLLARDLITPGTRGFLRDVVAAGIGLCHIGMGRLRNAELSLEEVRRYDHYYFDPSLLLRLGAEVRWRRGQRDEAVATLASSRHSIERSFVPQYLSLTLLEARLRKRMGNRTASARLASEVAGIATELGLSHLAEQARGVVGSASQS from the coding sequence GTGACCGACCGCCCATTCGTCCGACTCTACGGTGGCCCCCTGATCGTGGTGGGCGAGGGGAGGCCTGCGCTCACCCCCGCTCAGCGCCGACTCCTCGCGATCGTATACCTCGACGCACCGGATCCGGTGTCGCGGGAGGAGGTGTCCTGGCTCCTCTGGGAGGTCGGCGAGACCGCCGAAACGCGCCACCGGATCCGGCAGCTGGTGTACGGGATCAACAGGGATGCGCCCTGCCCCGTGATCGAACGCGAGGGGGACCTGCTCGTGCCCTGTCTGCGCACCGACTGCGATCAGGCGCCACCCAGCCTGTCCCCGCCACTGCGCCTCGTCACCCCCTGCGGCACCACCGCCTTCGAGCACTGGCTCGATACCGCGCGCGATCGGCTGGGGCGACGCCGAGTGAACCGGTTGGCGGCGGCGCTGGATAGCTGCACGGGTCGCCTCGATTGGCCAAACGCTTTCGACCTCGCGAGCAAGCTCGTCGAGCTTGATGATGACGCCGCGAAGTGGGCCGCAGTGCTGACCGAGGTAGCCGTTCGAGCCGGGATGGTCAGTCAGGCGCGAGCGACGGTGGAGAGATCCCTGCGGGGAGTGTCACAAGCAGAGCGGTCACGCATTCACGCCCTCCTGAGTGCGATCCCGAGTGAGCTGCAAGCTCCGGCCGCGTCGTCCTCTCAACTACTGGGGCGAGCTGAGGAGCTTGAGTGGCTGAAGCGGCGAGCGGCTAGACCGGTGGGCGTGCACTTCGCGTTCCTTCGGGGCGCGAGCGGCGTAGGGAAGACCCGACTACTAGAGGAGGTCGGTCGCTGGGCGGCAGCGGCGTCTCTACCAGTCGGCTTTGCGCGCTTGAAGCAATCACTGGCCTCTGTGCCGTTGAGCGCCGCCGCGGCAATCGTCGAAGCACTCCAGCGGTCAACTGGCCTGGCACCGGGGGGTACCTGGCCCGCCGCCGATCCGCCCCACCGATCAGTGGATCGGCAAGCGCGAGGAGCGAGTCGACCCAGCATGTCGCGAGAGCTGGTGGCGGCGTTTCAAGCAGAGGTTGAGCGGGCTACTAGGTCCCAGCCGCTCCTCCTCCTCGTCGACGACGCCCAATGGGTAGACCCCACTTCGCTCCAGCTCCTGCAATCAGTCGGATCTGATGGGACTCGCCATGGGCTCAGCTTGATTATCAGCGTGCGGGTGGAGCAACGGAGAGGGCTCCCTCCACGTCTCGCGACGTGTGCACGTGAAGTCCGTGCTGACGATCTACTCGTCCCCGAGCTCGACGAAGCGACCAGTGCTGAGCTGGTCGCTCAGCAGGTGAACCCTGCGCCCCCCGAAGGGAAGTTCAAGGCTCTGTATCGGCTCGCCGGGGGGAATCCCATGGGCCTGATCGACCTCGGGAGAGGTTGGGCTCAAAGGGGATGGAGCGACTCTGAGATCCCTGGGACCCTTCTGTCTCGGGTCGGGAGAGTCACCGAACGGTTGAGCCCGGAGGAAGCGTTGGTCCTCGCCGTGATCTCTGCCATGGACACCGTGACCTCAGTGCAGCTTCAGGGGCTCCTGAACAAGCCCGCTTGGGACATCGCGGCAATCCTCGACACGCTCGTTTCCGTAGGGCTAACGGAACAGGTGGAAGCTGAGTACAGGTTCCGGCATGCAATGTTAAGGGACGCCGCGGTCCAGCACTTGGGGCCGACGCTTCAAGCAGAAGGGCATCTGAACGTCGCGCGCTGGCTCCAAGATTCCGATCAGCTTGAGCCTGCTCGTGTGGTGTACCACTACCGTCAGGCCGGGGCGAAGGAGGCTGCGAGCCGTTGGGCCCTCGCCGCCGCTCGCGATGCCCGGGCCAAGGGTGCGATCGTCGAGGCATCGGAGTTCTACGGCTGGGCGCTCGAGGGTGACTCGTTCGCAGACGACCCCGGGCTCGTAGCTGAGGCAGGCCGATTGGCCATCTCAGCTTGTCAGCTAGAACGAGGGTCCCAGCTCTTGGCTAGGGCGGCTGCCCTCTCGTCGACCCCAGACGAGATTTGGGATGTGGAACGGCTGGATGCTGAGAGTGAGATTGGGACAATGCCTCACTTGGATGCCGCCACGGCGATCCAATCAATCGCGATGCGATCGATCGAGCGGTCCCAGTGGGCAGCGGGCCTTTCGGCCTTGGAAACCTCAATCAGAGTGATGGAACGCGGAGGACACTGGCGCGCCATCCAAGGGGCAATCGACGTCGCTGGGTTGGTCCATCCCACGGACCCCGAAGCCGTAGTTCTGCGAGGTATGATCCTCGCACTGGGGTCGGTCTATGGGTCAGTGGAGAGGGCCTCCAGAGAAGCTCGGAGTGCCTACCGTCTCGCCGCCTCTCTCCCCGAAGCCTCGCAACTCGTCGCGCGGGCAGCACATCGGCTCTTCGTCGTTCTCCTCTCCGAAGGGACCGTGATGTCCGACCTGGGGCTTGAGTGCCTCAGGGTGCTCGGAGACGAAGGACGAATGACTCGGAATCTCAAACTCCAGTACACGGCCCTTGCCAACGAGGCCGTCTGGCATCTCGAGACGGGGAACCTTGACCGAGCTGCTCATCTGCTCGATCGGGCGGACGAGGTGATTTCGGGAAGCGATGCCGTCAACGAACGACAGAACTTGGCTACAAACCGTGGCGACCTGTTGCTCAGGTCGGGCCAGCCCGAGCTTGCCATGGAGTACTTTCTCCTAGCTCGAGACCTGATCACGCCGGGCACTCGGGGGTTCCTCCGAGACGTGGTGGCTGCGGGAATCGGATTGTGTCACATCGGGATGGGGCGACTCCGAAACGCGGAGCTCTCCTTGGAGGAAGTCCGCCGCTACGACCACTACTACTTCGATCCCAGTCTTCTCCTAAGGCTGGGTGCCGAGGTCAGGTGGCGCCGGGGGCAGAGAGACGAGGCAGTTGCGACTCTCGCGTCGTCGAGACACTCGATAGAGAGGAGCTTCGTTCCCCAGTATCTGTCCCTGACGCTGCTTGAGGCCAGACTACGAAAGAGGATGGGGAACAGGACTGCTTCAGCGAGGCTGGCCTCGGAGGTCGCGGGCATCGCGACCGAGCTAGGACTCAGCCACCTTGCGGAGCAGGCGAGAGGTGTAGTGGGGTCGGCCTCTCAGAGCTAG
- a CDS encoding AraC family transcriptional regulator produces the protein MITTPPGSVHLFRPPYRLLEPLLDVGRLAPATGTSGAALVWTMPERRSEAQFQAIRYRPPGVSLLTILPPAARVADKDDVLRMIEFCRPTAVLPYHEEAYTDDLRVLLSAPPEDLPASVIDFLRWRGLALDLDLRRLLRRVVELSGEIRSVNALARGVYLSRRALGRRFTNNGLPVPSHWLHISRLLRATLRIQGSDEPVAHIARSLGYPDAFALSNQMKRLVGVRPSEVRGRLGWEWVIETWLRKEAREGGFSDDLANTLLPTSAVAQGRADQPLDPVGKVPVVRSDGAKSKQ, from the coding sequence ATGATCACCACTCCCCCCGGATCCGTCCATCTCTTCCGCCCCCCGTACCGGCTGCTCGAACCGCTTCTCGATGTGGGACGGCTGGCTCCGGCCACGGGCACCTCCGGGGCCGCACTGGTCTGGACGATGCCCGAGCGGAGGAGCGAAGCGCAGTTTCAGGCGATTCGCTATCGGCCCCCCGGCGTGAGTCTTCTGACCATCCTTCCCCCGGCCGCACGGGTGGCCGACAAGGACGACGTGTTGCGGATGATCGAGTTCTGTCGGCCGACGGCGGTGCTGCCCTACCACGAAGAAGCCTACACCGACGACCTGCGCGTGCTGCTGTCGGCTCCCCCCGAAGACCTGCCGGCCTCGGTCATCGACTTCCTGCGCTGGAGGGGGCTCGCCCTCGACCTGGACCTGCGCCGTCTGCTGCGCCGCGTGGTCGAACTGTCGGGAGAGATCCGATCGGTGAACGCCTTGGCCCGGGGTGTCTACCTGTCGCGGCGGGCTCTCGGGCGCCGGTTCACGAACAACGGCCTGCCGGTGCCCAGTCACTGGCTCCACATCAGCCGACTGCTGCGGGCGACCCTCCGCATCCAGGGGTCGGACGAGCCCGTCGCGCACATCGCGCGGTCGCTCGGCTATCCCGATGCCTTCGCGCTGAGCAATCAGATGAAGCGGCTGGTGGGCGTGCGCCCGAGCGAAGTGCGGGGTCGGCTGGGCTGGGAGTGGGTAATCGAGACGTGGCTTCGCAAGGAGGCGCGGGAGGGTGGCTTCTCCGACGACCTCGCGAACACCCTGCTCCCAACGTCGGCGGTCGCCCAGGGCCGCGCGGATCAGCCGCTCGATCCGGTCGGCAAGGTGCCCGTGGTTCGGTCCGACGGGGCGAAGTCGAAGCAGTAG
- a CDS encoding TetR/AcrR family transcriptional regulator, whose translation MESPPEIDELVRSPRQDRSRKTLNRIVNAALALIEEKGVDGASVQDITRRARASVGSFYARFRGKEDLLRYLEIQLWTDAGDSWAAALDEHDWNALTFEELVATLVGVLVQVHRAGARQRRILESRRGPESSSAAARSFDRKLGADIRELLLRHEERIDRPDPGRAVDLCVATVRGTLRLRDTDSLHAASLEELDDEGWEKALAGLCLAYLTNGAAAPSEGGQMDFFEIWG comes from the coding sequence GTGGAATCACCCCCCGAGATCGACGAGCTCGTTCGCTCTCCTCGTCAGGATCGGTCCAGGAAAACGCTCAATCGCATCGTGAACGCCGCGCTGGCCCTGATCGAGGAGAAGGGGGTGGATGGCGCGTCGGTGCAGGACATCACCCGACGTGCCCGGGCCTCGGTGGGCTCCTTCTACGCGCGGTTCCGGGGCAAGGAGGACCTGCTCCGCTACCTCGAGATCCAGCTGTGGACCGATGCGGGCGACAGTTGGGCGGCGGCTCTCGACGAGCACGACTGGAATGCGCTGACCTTCGAGGAGCTGGTCGCGACCCTCGTGGGCGTGCTCGTGCAGGTGCACCGCGCAGGCGCTCGCCAGCGACGCATCCTCGAGTCGCGACGGGGCCCGGAGTCGAGCTCGGCCGCGGCCCGCTCCTTCGACCGCAAGCTCGGTGCGGACATCCGGGAACTCCTCCTCCGCCACGAGGAGCGCATCGACCGGCCCGATCCGGGCCGAGCGGTGGATCTGTGCGTGGCCACCGTGCGCGGCACCCTTCGACTCCGCGACACCGACTCCCTTCACGCCGCCTCTCTGGAGGAGTTGGACGATGAAGGCTGGGAGAAGGCGCTGGCCGGACTGTGCCTCGCCTACCTCACGAACGGAGCCGCGGCCCCGTCGGAGGGCGGTCAGATGGACTTCTTCGAGATCTGGGGCTGA
- a CDS encoding FAD-dependent oxidoreductase: MHDHDVVIVGAGPTGLMLAGELALAGIDVTLLERRPDQTVAGARALGITARTIEVLDQRGIADRFLSTGQVAQVTGFAFTRLDISDFPTRHGYGLAIRQKHVERLLADWVRELGVEIQYDRPATDVTQDAGAATVSLADGTRLRSTYLVGCDGGRSLVRRAAGIAFPGWEATTSRILAEVEMDETPPFGVHRTSMGLQAFGREQYEIRDGRIVYGDEGPIEVMVTEPGVESGAEPTLERLRGLLVAAWGTDYGVTAPTWISRFTDATRQAERYRNGRVLLAGDAAHIHSPIGGQGLSTGVQDAVNLGWKLAQVVRGLSPETLLDSYHTERHPVGARVLEATMAQVALHRDDERTIAAREILGEMFRMDEPRRHLAGRMSGLDIRYDLGIGHPLLGRRMPDLDLEVNGRPTRVFEQLRDGMPLLVEFTSERRLDASACGGRVRHVCSPGPSHCELPVTGEVALPDAVLVRPDGHVAWTHSQPAASLEQALAFWFGAAVGQPQISKKSI; this comes from the coding sequence ATGCACGACCATGACGTCGTGATCGTGGGAGCAGGACCCACCGGCCTGATGCTGGCCGGCGAGCTCGCCCTCGCCGGGATCGATGTGACGCTCCTCGAGCGCAGACCCGACCAGACTGTGGCCGGCGCGCGGGCGCTCGGCATCACGGCGCGCACCATCGAAGTGCTCGACCAGCGGGGGATCGCGGATCGGTTCCTCTCCACCGGCCAGGTGGCACAGGTCACCGGATTCGCCTTCACGCGGCTCGATATCAGCGACTTCCCGACCCGCCACGGCTACGGGCTCGCGATCCGGCAGAAGCATGTCGAGCGCCTGCTGGCCGATTGGGTGAGGGAGCTGGGAGTCGAGATCCAGTACGACCGACCGGCCACCGATGTGACCCAGGACGCCGGTGCCGCGACCGTCTCGCTGGCCGACGGCACGCGGCTGCGCTCCACCTACCTCGTCGGGTGCGATGGGGGTCGCAGTCTCGTCCGGAGGGCGGCGGGCATCGCGTTCCCGGGTTGGGAGGCGACGACCAGCCGGATCCTGGCCGAGGTGGAGATGGACGAGACGCCCCCGTTCGGCGTACATCGCACGTCGATGGGGCTGCAGGCCTTCGGTCGAGAGCAGTACGAGATTCGAGACGGCCGGATCGTCTATGGCGACGAGGGGCCGATCGAGGTGATGGTCACCGAGCCCGGTGTCGAGTCGGGGGCCGAACCGACCCTCGAGCGCCTGCGCGGTCTGCTGGTGGCCGCATGGGGCACCGACTACGGCGTGACGGCACCGACCTGGATCTCGCGCTTCACCGATGCCACGCGACAGGCGGAGCGCTACAGGAACGGGCGGGTGCTGCTGGCGGGCGATGCCGCGCACATCCACTCGCCGATCGGTGGGCAGGGCCTCAGCACCGGGGTACAGGACGCCGTGAACCTCGGGTGGAAGCTGGCACAGGTGGTCCGGGGACTATCGCCGGAGACCCTTCTTGACTCCTACCACACCGAGCGCCACCCCGTGGGCGCGCGGGTGCTCGAGGCCACCATGGCCCAGGTGGCGCTCCACCGGGACGACGAGCGGACGATCGCAGCGAGAGAGATCCTCGGCGAGATGTTCCGCATGGACGAGCCCCGTCGTCACCTCGCCGGCCGCATGTCGGGGCTCGACATTCGATACGACCTCGGGATCGGACACCCCCTGCTCGGCCGGCGAATGCCGGATCTCGACCTCGAGGTGAACGGTCGACCCACGCGCGTGTTCGAACAGCTCCGGGACGGGATGCCCCTGCTGGTCGAGTTCACCTCGGAGCGGCGGCTGGATGCTTCAGCGTGCGGGGGCCGGGTTCGACACGTCTGCTCGCCCGGTCCCTCCCACTGCGAGCTGCCGGTGACCGGCGAGGTAGCGCTGCCGGACGCGGTGCTCGTGCGCCCCGACGGGCACGTCGCATGGACGCACTCTCAGCCCGCCGCCTCGCTCGAGCAGGCGCTGGCGTTCTGGTTCGGCGCGGCGGTGGGTCAGCCCCAGATCTCGAAGAAGTCCATCTGA
- a CDS encoding zinc-dependent metalloprotease, with translation MRRFIPSLGSALLLLIAPIPGAAQAGDDDSPPTIEEHTSEMEKLDGFMPIYWDDADGKLWLEIGRWNEQILHYTSLPAGFGQNDLGLNRGDLGGSRVVVFRRVGPKIFMEEPNLTYRALTDDPLEEKSVRDGFPSSIHQGWTVAAQTGDRVLVDATDFFMKDWHDIIGSLRRSNQGTYRLDASRSAPYRERTRVFPQNTEVEVTLTFTSDQPGGLVRSVAADGGAVTIRQHHSFVQLPELGSYTPRAYDPRSGYGGVSWYDFATPIEEPLVKRYIRRHRLEKADPSAEVSDPVEPIVYYLDPGTPEPVRTALLTGGDWWAEAFEAAGFSNAFRMEMLPDTADPMDARYNVVQWVHRSTRGWSYGASIADPRTGEILKGHVTLGSLRVRQDYLIGEGLTSPYATGTESPDDVMAMSLHRIRQLSAHEIGHTIGLSHNYIASAERDAGNMSVMDYPHPRSTLEPDGTISLESPYDEGIGEWDKVAIDWGYRQFPGGGDDREALDAILMDAAARGVTFMTDQDARSANSAHPQNHLWDNGEDVAAELERMMDVRRVALDRFGESAIETGEPMAQMEEVLVPLYLHHRYQAEATTKIVGGLYYTYALRGDGQEPLRRVPAAEQNRALEALLRTLDPEELKMPQAVLETLPPRPPGMGGGDELFRKWTSPAFDAVSPAAAAADATLSFLLNSSRAARLVEQSALDASMPSLADVLERLTSEIMQYSGGDAYAREINRVVQQSYVNELMSLAASAPMPQVRAEATFELDRLQDMLEDRESGERTQQAMDFVLANDIERFLERPFEAGSSPNPPAMPAGSPIGMAAPLWLEPFAGGVWEMPTWGFSEHR, from the coding sequence ATGCGCCGTTTCATTCCGAGCCTCGGCTCGGCGCTCCTGCTCCTGATCGCCCCGATTCCGGGAGCTGCCCAGGCCGGAGACGACGACTCGCCCCCCACCATCGAGGAGCACACCTCCGAGATGGAGAAGCTCGACGGCTTCATGCCCATCTACTGGGACGACGCCGACGGCAAGCTCTGGCTCGAGATCGGGCGCTGGAACGAGCAGATCCTCCACTACACCTCGCTTCCGGCGGGCTTCGGGCAGAACGACCTCGGCCTGAACCGCGGCGATCTGGGCGGGTCGCGCGTGGTGGTCTTCCGCCGCGTCGGGCCGAAGATCTTCATGGAGGAGCCCAACCTCACCTACCGCGCGCTCACCGATGATCCGCTCGAGGAGAAGTCGGTGCGGGACGGCTTCCCCTCGTCGATCCACCAGGGGTGGACGGTGGCCGCGCAGACGGGCGACCGTGTGCTGGTCGACGCCACGGACTTCTTCATGAAGGACTGGCACGACATCATCGGCAGCCTGCGGCGCTCGAATCAGGGCACCTACCGGCTCGACGCTTCGCGGAGCGCGCCCTACCGCGAGCGCACCCGCGTCTTCCCGCAGAACACCGAGGTGGAGGTGACCCTCACCTTCACCAGCGACCAGCCCGGCGGACTGGTGCGCAGCGTGGCCGCCGACGGGGGCGCGGTCACGATTCGGCAGCACCACTCCTTCGTGCAGCTTCCCGAGCTCGGCAGCTACACGCCCCGAGCCTACGATCCGCGCTCGGGCTACGGCGGGGTGAGCTGGTACGACTTCGCCACGCCGATCGAGGAGCCGCTGGTCAAGCGCTACATCCGCCGGCACCGCCTCGAGAAGGCCGACCCCTCGGCGGAGGTGAGCGATCCGGTCGAGCCCATCGTGTACTACCTCGACCCGGGGACTCCGGAGCCGGTTCGCACGGCGCTGCTGACGGGGGGCGACTGGTGGGCCGAGGCCTTCGAGGCCGCCGGGTTCTCCAACGCCTTCCGCATGGAGATGCTGCCCGACACCGCCGACCCGATGGACGCGCGCTACAACGTGGTGCAGTGGGTGCATCGCTCCACCCGCGGCTGGAGCTACGGCGCCTCGATCGCCGACCCGCGCACGGGTGAGATCCTCAAGGGGCACGTCACCCTGGGCTCGCTGCGTGTGCGCCAGGACTACCTCATCGGCGAGGGGCTCACCTCGCCGTACGCCACCGGCACCGAGAGCCCCGACGACGTGATGGCGATGTCGCTCCACCGCATCCGCCAGCTGTCGGCCCACGAGATCGGCCACACCATCGGGCTCAGCCACAACTACATCGCCAGCGCCGAGCGCGACGCCGGCAACATGTCGGTGATGGACTACCCCCACCCGCGGTCCACGCTCGAGCCCGATGGTACGATCAGCCTGGAGTCCCCCTACGACGAGGGTATCGGGGAGTGGGACAAGGTGGCCATCGACTGGGGCTATCGGCAGTTCCCCGGCGGGGGTGACGACCGCGAGGCGCTCGATGCGATCCTGATGGACGCCGCGGCCCGCGGGGTGACCTTCATGACCGATCAGGACGCGCGCTCGGCCAACAGCGCCCATCCGCAGAACCACCTGTGGGACAACGGCGAAGACGTGGCCGCGGAGCTCGAGCGCATGATGGACGTGCGCCGGGTGGCGCTCGATCGGTTCGGGGAGTCGGCGATCGAGACCGGTGAGCCGATGGCCCAGATGGAAGAGGTGCTGGTACCGCTCTACCTGCACCACCGCTACCAGGCCGAGGCCACCACCAAGATCGTCGGCGGGCTCTACTACACCTACGCGCTGCGGGGCGACGGACAGGAGCCGCTGCGTCGGGTGCCGGCCGCCGAGCAGAATCGCGCGCTCGAGGCGCTGCTGCGCACGCTCGACCCCGAAGAGCTGAAGATGCCGCAGGCGGTGCTCGAGACGCTGCCGCCCCGTCCGCCGGGCATGGGTGGCGGCGACGAGCTCTTCCGGAAGTGGACGAGTCCGGCGTTCGACGCCGTGTCTCCGGCCGCCGCCGCGGCCGACGCCACCCTGTCGTTCCTGCTGAACAGCTCGCGCGCGGCGCGGCTCGTCGAGCAGTCCGCGCTCGACGCGTCGATGCCCTCGCTGGCCGACGTGCTCGAGCGGCTCACCTCGGAGATCATGCAGTACTCGGGGGGCGACGCCTACGCCCGCGAGATCAACCGCGTAGTGCAGCAGTCGTACGTGAACGAGCTGATGTCGCTCGCGGCGTCGGCGCCGATGCCCCAGGTGCGCGCCGAGGCCACCTTCGAGCTCGACCGCCTGCAGGACATGCTAGAGGACCGCGAGTCGGGTGAGCGGACCCAGCAGGCCATGGACTTCGTGCTCGCCAACGACATCGAGCGTTTCCTGGAGCGGCCCTTCGAGGCCGGGAGCTCCCCGAACCCGCCGGCCATGCCGGCCGGAAGCCCCATCGGCATGGCCGCGCCGCTCTGGCTCGAGCCCTTCGCCGGCGGGGTGTGGGAGATGCCGACCTGGGGGTTCAGCGAGCACCGCTGA
- a CDS encoding thioredoxin domain-containing protein, whose product MRSPRSFLFPVAAALCVAAIAACGSESSQPAVDSTTADLLAASQAGQVEERPSPGAGAGAAVMLDTLGYDVGDPEAPVRMVEFSDFGCGYCRTFHMDVWPTIEREYVATGKVYWKYVPMILGRFSNAREAAMAGECAGVQGRFTPMSDLLFGEQSSWKDGGDPDPVLESMAERAGVDMAQWRECVANDARADRIDAGTQVSRQVGVRGTPTFFIMGYAPLPGALPLDLFREVLDTAYAQAMRDQAAGTP is encoded by the coding sequence ATGCGATCCCCCCGAAGCTTCCTCTTCCCCGTCGCCGCGGCGCTGTGCGTCGCCGCGATCGCCGCCTGCGGATCGGAGTCGTCGCAGCCCGCCGTGGACTCGACCACGGCCGACCTGCTGGCCGCCAGCCAGGCCGGGCAGGTGGAGGAGCGGCCCTCTCCCGGCGCCGGCGCCGGCGCCGCCGTCATGCTCGACACCCTCGGCTACGACGTCGGCGACCCCGAGGCGCCGGTGCGCATGGTGGAGTTCAGCGACTTCGGCTGCGGCTACTGCCGCACCTTCCACATGGACGTGTGGCCCACGATCGAGCGCGAGTACGTGGCGACCGGGAAGGTGTACTGGAAGTACGTGCCGATGATTCTCGGGCGCTTCTCCAACGCCCGCGAGGCCGCGATGGCCGGTGAGTGCGCGGGGGTGCAGGGGCGGTTCACCCCGATGTCGGACCTGCTGTTCGGCGAGCAGTCGAGCTGGAAGGACGGCGGCGACCCCGATCCCGTGCTCGAGAGCATGGCCGAGCGCGCGGGCGTCGACATGGCGCAGTGGCGCGAATGCGTGGCCAACGACGCCCGCGCCGACCGCATCGACGCGGGCACCCAGGTGTCGCGGCAGGTCGGCGTGCGCGGCACCCCCACCTTCTTCATCATGGGCTACGCGCCGCTGCCCGGCGCCCTGCCGCTCGATCTCTTCCGCGAAGTGCTCGACACGGCCTACGCCCAGGCGATGCGCGATCAGGCGGCCGGCACGCCCTGA
- a CDS encoding cytochrome c biogenesis protein CcdA — MFDVGISYPLAFLAGLVSFLSPCVLPVVPGYLTFVSGMTLDELRDGDVGRARSRAVLHAALFGLGFGLVFMSLGAAATAAGRTLTVWLPTITRLGGVLVIAFGLHMLGLIRVPGLHRERRAHLASRPSGWIGSVLVGVAFGAGWTPCIGPVLASILLYAGLEATMMQGVTLLGVYGLGLALPFIGSAVALNWVLAGTRRISRWLHWIERVAGAILVVLGVLMVSGWFATLTAFLADLGQAFTLEP, encoded by the coding sequence ATGTTCGACGTCGGAATCTCGTATCCACTGGCCTTTCTGGCGGGGCTCGTGTCGTTCCTCTCGCCCTGCGTGCTGCCGGTGGTGCCCGGCTACCTGACCTTCGTCTCGGGCATGACCCTCGACGAGCTGCGCGACGGAGACGTGGGGCGGGCTCGGAGTCGCGCGGTGCTTCACGCCGCACTCTTCGGGCTGGGGTTCGGCCTGGTGTTCATGTCGCTCGGTGCCGCGGCCACCGCCGCCGGGCGCACGCTCACCGTCTGGCTGCCGACCATCACCCGTCTCGGCGGTGTGCTCGTGATCGCCTTCGGTCTGCACATGCTCGGGCTCATTCGGGTGCCGGGGCTGCACCGGGAGCGGCGCGCGCACCTGGCGAGCCGGCCGTCCGGGTGGATCGGATCGGTGCTCGTGGGGGTCGCCTTCGGCGCCGGATGGACCCCCTGCATCGGGCCGGTGCTCGCGTCGATCCTGCTCTACGCCGGACTCGAAGCCACGATGATGCAGGGCGTCACCCTGCTCGGCGTGTACGGGCTCGGGCTCGCCCTGCCCTTCATCGGCTCGGCGGTGGCCCTCAACTGGGTACTCGCCGGCACGCGCCGCATCTCGCGATGGCTGCACTGGATCGAACGGGTGGCGGGCGCGATTCTGGTGGTGCTCGGCGTGCTCATGGTGAGCGGGTGGTTCGCCACGCTCACCGCCTTCCTCGCCGACCTCGGACAGGCATTCACGCTGGAGCCATGA